GGTTTACTTCAAGAACGGCTTCCCAGCGTCTGTTCTTCTTCACTGGTCCTTCAACTTTCTCAGCGGCTCATACGTCTACTTCTCCTGCGCACTGTCCAGCGCAGCAGGTCGATGTGAAGACGTAGCCCAGAACAGCCTACTAGTCAACTCCTTCGAAGCGCTAATCGTCACCACCGGCATACTCGGTATCGGTATGCTCATGCTTAACCTAGTAGTTAAGCGACGCTGGAAACAGATAGATGTCACAGTTTAGAAACAAGCTACTATCCAAGACTACCCCACTAAGCTCTCTACCTGAACCTACAAAGGCGAGTTTGTCACATATCGAACGAAAGTTAACGGTGCCTCGGTCTGGATGCGAAGAAATTTTAAAGGACAGCTCTTTCTTGTTAATTCATAGATGAAGGTAAACCAAATACATGGCTTACGATAAACCGCCAAAGATTCGAAAACGTGATGGCCGAGTTGTTACGTTTGAGCCTGAGAAAATTGCTAACGCGATCTACAAGGCCATGCAAAGCGTAGGTCAGGGAAGCCAAAAAGATGCTGAGCGGCTAGCGAAGAAAGTCACTCAATCGGTCGCGGCGGAGTTCAAGCAATCAATACCATCAGTCGAAGACGTTCAGGACCATGTAGAAGAAACATTAATCGAAGAAGGATTCGACAAGACCGCCAAATCATACATACTGTATCGTAGACGAAGAACCGAGATACGTGAAGCAAAACGGTTTTTCGGCGTCACCGACGACCTAAAGCTAACTGTAAACGCAGCCAGCGTTTTGGAGAAACGCTACCTCCTCAAAGACGAGCTTGGAAACGTGATTGAAACTCCGAAGGAAATGTGCCGTAGAGTCGCAAAATCGGTAGCGGCCGCCGAAGCAAAGTACGACAGCAAAGCCGTAGCCACGACCGAGGAGTCCTTTTATAGAATCATCGCGAACCTAGAGTTCATCCCAAACTCTCCGACACTTATGAATGCAGGAACACCCGTAGGACAGCTCGCCGCCTGCTTCGTTCTCCCAGTTGGAGACTCGATAAAACAGATTTTTGACGCAGTAAAATACATGGCTATTATTCACCAGACCGGCGGAGGAACAGGCTTCTCATTCTCACACCTCCGACCCAGAGGCGACGTAGTGAAGACAACTCACGGCATAGCCTCAGGGCCAGTCTCCTTCATGCGTGTCTTCGACACCGCCTCAGACGTCATCAAGCAAGGCGGCCGGCGGAGAGGCGCAAATATGGGTATACTTAGCGCAGATCATCCTGATATCCTCGAGTTCATACGGTCAAAGTCGAGAGAAAATTTTCTCTCCAACTTCAACATCTCAGTCTCGGTGACAGACGAGTTTATGCGCAGAGCAGAACTGCAGGAACCTTACGATTTAATCAACCCGCGAAGCGGCGAAACGATCAGTAGCCTATTTGCTAGAGATGTTCTGAACCTGATGGTGACAATGGCTTGGTCAACAGGAGACCCCGGTGCAGTATTCATCGACGAGATTAACCGACATAACCCCACACCTAAGCTCGGAGCAATCGAGAGCACTAACCCCTGTGGAGAGCAGCCGCTTCTACCGTATGAGTCCTGTAACCTAGGCTCGATCAACCTTGCACGTCTTGTCTCAGACGGTGAGCTAAGCTGGGACAGACTGCGCGAAATAGTCAGCGTCGCGGTGCACTTCCTAGATAACGTGATAGATGTTAGCAACTACCCGCTTACACAAATTGCTGAGGTGACTAGGGGGAACAGAAAGATCGGTTTAGGAGTGATGGGCTTTGCAGAGATGCTGATTCAAATGGGGATACCGTACGACACAGACGATGCGTTGCAGATGGGTGAAAAGGTGATGGCCTTCATCACGGAAGAGGCTCGTAAGAAGTCTGTTGAGCTAGGTGAGATGCGGGGATCATTCCTCAACTTCGAGGAAAGCACCTGGCGAGCACAAGGCTTCAAGCATCTGAGAAACGCTACAGTCACAACAGTAGCTCCCACAGGCACAATCTCCATCATCGCGGGCTGCTCAAGCGGAATTGAGCCGCTCTTCGCAGTCTCATTCATCAGAAATGTTCTCGAAGGCACCCGTTTAGTTGAGTCAAACCCTGTATTCGAGAAAGTTGCGAAGGAACGGAGCTTCTATAGTCAAGACCTCATGATGGAGATAGCTAGAAAAGGCTCAATCCAAACCATAGAGGGTATACCTGCTGACGTGAAGAGGCTATTCGTAACCGCTATGGACATTGCTCCTGAGTGGCACGTCAAAATGCAGGCCGCCTTCCAGAAGCATGTGGATAACGCCGTCTCAAAAACCGTCAATCTGCCTCACAACGCCGCGATAGAAGAGGTGAGCGACATCTATCGACTGGCACACCGGTTAAAATGCAAAGGCATAACCATCTACAGATACGGCAGCAAACCCGAGCAGGTGCTTTACATCGGCAGCGAAATAGGTCGACAGCAAGGTGAAACTCGCGAATATGTCGGTGCTCAAGCCGAATATGCGGGCGGCTGCCCTACACCGGGCTGCGATAGCTACTGATATCTGCATCCTCTTCACCAGCAGTTGACGTTGAAACCATCTGAACTGGTCAGTGCACCACGCGGCCTGCTAAAGGTCTTCATCATCGACCTAGCTTCAAAGTACCCTGTAAGCGGGATAGAGGTAACCGAGCAGGTTGGAGCGCTAAGTAAAGGTGTCTGGAAGCCAAGCCCAGGATCAATCTACTACATCTTGAAGGAACTTGTGTCGAAGAAGCGGCTTTCAGAAATATACACGCCTGACAAAGGCGTAAAGAAGTACGTCGCCACAGAGAAAGGCTTAGAGGACTTAAGGCTCTTCCGCAGCTTCGGCAACGAGATCCTGCAGAAACAGGCTGCGTTTATGTCACTTACCTCTCAACTCATTCAAGACGAGGCGGCAACAAAAGCTTTGAACATCTACATCTCAGAGCTTAAAAAATCGGAGAAACCTTAAACAGGCTCGCCCAGCCTCGCTTTGACTAGCTGAGTCAAGAGTCGGTTGAAACAGCAGTTCCGCCTAATTTCTACTGGTTCCTTTAATACCGCTTGACTCTATGTATCTACCTAGTTAGGTGATTGAACTGGAAGACAGAGTCGCGCTGTTAACAATCGTTCTAGCTGCAATACTGGCTGCAGGGATAACCGCGCTAGTTCAACCCGGAATCACTCAAAACTTAATCGCATCAACTGGGCGACCAACATCTACATCCACGGTAACATCAACCACAGTTTCAACAACAATCATATTGACCTCGACAAAAGTAACAAATACTGAGACAATTACAACAGCCACCACAAGCACAAGCACAGTCACAGCGACAGCAACTGTTACAGTCACCTCAACTGTAACGACCACTGTCACAGCAACAGCCACAACCACGACTACGAAAACTACTGTAGGCGCGCCCGGTGGAAACGCTTCGGCTACACCGCAGATCGCATCAATAGATCTGATCTCTATTCAGAACGGTAGAGCCGCAGCTTGGAGCAAAACCACCCTCTCAATATTAATCACAACCAACAGTGTAGCCACGTCAGCCCCAGACGTTCAGGCTGTCAACGCAGCAGGCGGAGCCATCAATCAATGGCGAAGCGCCATCGCGCAGTTCACGAAAAACTACACGCAGTACGCCTATCTCAACAAGTTAACATTCAAGATTTACGTTCAAGGAGTAAACGACACAGCCCTGAAAAGCAAACCCGATATCAGGATACTATTCACCGACACATTACCTTCACTCCTCGGTGACACCCAACTGCTAATAATGAACACACCTCTAATCGGCAGCGTTAACGCAACAGTCGCCGTGCAGGGGCTCAATACACAAGGCGTACAAAACGTATTAGTCCACGAATTCGGACACGCCCTCGGACTCAACCACACCAGCATCAACATCGATGCGATGTACGGTGAACGAGAGAAAACAGCGGTAAGCGGAGAAAAACTCTGCCCCTCCACCCTAGACCTCTACGCACTAGCATCAATCTACCAGTGGATCCCCAAGGTAATCTACACCCCATACAGCGGTACCTCTGTCACCTTACCGCAAACTATTACCTACCAAACCATATCATGCGGCAAATAAGCAATAATCCCAAGAAATAGGCCTCACCACTATTGCAGTGACGCTTCCTGAATGCTACCCGCACTGATTCTGCAAACGTAGTACGGCACCAACAGGTGTACGATATATTACAATGAACCAAAACAATCTTTGAGTTTCGAAAATGTGGCGTTAATAACTATCTATGGATGCCTGAAGATGCTGTATCAGGTATCCATCCTCCCTTTTTTCTAATTTAACATCATAATAGTTAGTTCAAGGATGATGGAACTTGCCTTTACATAACGAGTTTAGGAAATTTCATGGGCTCAACTGTTCATAAGATCCTCTAGTTTTTCAGTACATGGATGGACCGAGCCTGTTACAAGTTATCGACTACCATGTTCGGTTCAAAATCAAAGCCTGCTGCCATCAGGTCGCTTATGAATTTTGGTAAATCCTTGAACTGTAAGAAATAGTTACTTTGTAGATGAGGTGAGCTTTCTTCATGTTTAACTGCAATAGAAATATCCGCAGCTTCAAAGGCGGAATTATCCATTTCCGAATCACCTAGATACATTACTAGTTCATCATCACCTATCTTTAGCTCCTTCTTCAGCTTTGCAAAGGACTCACCCTTGTTAATTTCGACTGCATAGATGTCTACAAACGGATCGTATTTCGATTCAACCACATACAACCCCGCCTCACTGCATTGTTTAGTGATAGTTTCAATTTTCGATACAGCACTACTTTTATTATGCGCCATTCTCCAATCAATACAAAATGCGGCCAGCAGTCCACCACTCGTAGTCTTTCTCTCAAAGAACACCTCTGTTTCACTACGCATACTTACCGGCATCATCTTCGACAACGCGGCTTCGTACGCCTTTTCGATTACCCTTGTGCGTTCTTTGATTCTATCATCTACAACAATTATGCCTTCACTTAGCTGTATCTCTAACCCGCCTATTGCGGAAATCGCTCTGGCAAATGGAACTCGCTTCTTGATAAACTTAAGATCTTTCGTGGTGATGATTGCAACAGGGATTTTCTGACTGACAAAAGTAAGGATGCGCATCATCTTAGGTGGGATGAACGCTTTTTCTCTAGGCACATGCATTGGGCTAAGTGTTCCATCATAATCAGAGAATAGCGCACCTATCTTCAATCAAAGTCGCCTGTTTTTTCAAATAATCTTAAGGAAGAAATAAATATACCGGCTACTATTTCGGGAATAGAAAAATGCGCCTGCACAAGCGAATAGGCATTATAATGTACCAAACAAGTTTCAGCAAAGGCCAAGAGCTTGTGGCGCAGAGAATGGTGGCGAATTTTATCAAGCACGGTCACGACGCCTTTCTCATCACCAGCAATTACCATGACGGGAAAGAAGTTTTCCCCACCGGCTCCATACCTCCAGAGAAAAGCTATGTTTATGCGCAAGACACGGAGCTCGGCATCCCAGTTATAAGGGTAGACAGCTCAACATCTAAATGGCCTCCGCGAAGAATCTCATTCAAAGACTTCGTTCACACCTTGGAGAAAATCGTAAACGACTTCCACCTTAACGTTTTGATAACACACAGCACTTTGTGGAACGGGCCTGAGGAGACCGCAAAATTCGTAGAGTGGAGACGTCACATCAGATCTCTGGGCGGCTACAAGGATCCTTTAGTGTTCTGCCAGATGTCTCATTATATGGAGGCTTCACCGAAGAGATACTCAATACTTGAACGCTCATTCAGGCTAGCGTGGAATAAATTCTCGTTATCACAGGTGCTCCACGCTGCGAATATTGTCCTTGTCACGACGCCGTTTGAGGGGGATGCACAGGTGAAGATGGGTGCAAGCCGCGAGAAATGTGTATTATTCCCCGGAGGCATAGACGAAGAATCTTTCGCGAAGTTTGCATCGCTGGGTCCAGGAGAGATTCGCCAGCGTTTAAACCTGCAGAAGGGCGCTCAGATCGTATCCTATCTTGGTACGATTGAGGACCGCAAAAATCCTAAAGCAGTTCTAGAGGTCGCTAAGAAGCTGCAGCATCGGAAAGATATTCACTTCGTTATTGCGGGCAGAGGCGACTCCGAGTACGCGGACGAAATAAAGGCGACCGCTGAAACTCTGCCCAACGTTACCTATCTGGGAGAGCTAAGTGAAAAAGAGAAGATACAGCTAATTAAGGCATCTTACCTCAACATAATCCTGAGCCGCCTAGAGGGAATCGGGCTTTCCCAACTTGAATTTATGTTTCAAGGCACTCCTGTGATCACTTCGGCAATGGGCGGCCAGTCCTGGCTAATCAGGCACAATCAGGAAGGTATTCATGTAAAGGGGCCTGACGATGTAGAAGGAGCTTTGCAGGCCATAGTGGATCTCATGGACAACCCCCGGCAGTGGCTAAGGCTTTCTGCGAATGCTAAGAACAGAGTGAAAGAGTTCACCTTTTCAAAAATAATAAGTGACCTGGATCTTGCGATAACAGGAGAACTTGAAAAGGAAAGTGGACTATCGGGCCTTCCCGCAGAGGTTCGAGATACTTTTACCGAACCTGAGCAGGTTGTAAAGACATGGTCGCATGGTTCCCGGAAGGTTGTGGCCACGAATTACGGGCTGTTCATCCAACATGGCTGGTTGTCAAGAAGGACGCTGGAGCTTCCTTACAAAAGTATTAACTCCATAGAGCACATCAGGCGGTACGCTTGGAAAACTCTTCTCTTTGGTTCTCTCCTCTCGACATTCCTCTTCGTTGAACCTTATTTACGCCCAATCTTTTCAAGAACTCTCCTATCGAGAATAGGGCAACTGGCCCAGACGGCTTTTCCCAACATCGCTTTACAATTCGATCTGCCAGACACATTTACAAATAATCTCCCGTTAATCCCTATATCCATAGCAATGGTCGTCTTCACCATTCAAGCTCGTAAAGGCTTCGCTCTTCACGGTGCGTCAATTAAGCCGGTCTACCTGCCGCGCCCATTTGTAGATATCATAAAATACATCAAGAGCATGGAAAACAATAATGTTAGCGTCAACATATCGTCCAAGAAAAATGACACTTTGAGTATAGAAAATAACTTTTAGCTCTAAACCATTGCATATCATCAACAGCGACTAATATACGTCGATCATTGGTTTATCCGGTGAAGGTAGCAAGCCAGATTGCAAAGAGCAACGAAGCTGAGTTGACGTTACTGCACGTCTTGGTATTACCATGGGCTGCCTATTCTGGAGACGTATCTTATCCTGTTAGGGTTTAGGTAACTCTTCGTTTGGTTTGTGTGAAAGAGGCGTGTTCTTGACCAGCCGATAAGTTACCTAAACCCAGAAACCAAAACAATCTTTTGAGTTTCGAAAATGTGGCGCTAATAACAATGGATACCTGAAAATGTATCGGGTATCCACCCTCATTTTTTCTTCTAAATTCCCACACCCATCAGTTTAAAGTTCATGGGCCAACCAGGATTGGCACTTAGCTAGGTTCTGATTTCGGATTTTTGCCTGGCAAACAGCAAACTGTTGACCAACTATTAGTAACTAACAAGTCAACTTTAAGTGAAATGCCGAGGGCAGAATTTGGAACGGCAATTGCGTGCCGAGACACCAACGATAATCTTAGGTGGCAAGTGAATGGATGGGTGGGTGCAGGCATGTGGCTCCTGCACCCTGTAGGGAAAATACTGACCAGCTTGTCACCTGAGCCGCCACAACCCCCCCGCTCGGAATCAATGCATTTGTGGAGCTAGCGTAATCGATTGATTTTTCCAATAAAATAGGGGAGACGATCCTTACAAGATCGTCTATACATCTGTTACTTCTTCCGCATCGCCAGTACTGCTGCGCCAATGATTGCGATGACAGCTATTCCGACTGCCGCATAAGTTACTTCTGAGGGTAGTCCTGTTGTCTGTGTTACTTGTGATGTTACTGTTGAGGTTTGAGCTGGTTGTGTTGAGGTGATTGTGGTTGCTTTTGTGGCAGTGGTTACGCTTGTTGTCGCTGACGTGGTTGTTACTGTGGTTGTTGCGGTGGTGCTTGAAGTGGCTGTAGTCGTAGAGGTTGCAGTGGTGGTTGTGACTAATGTGGAGACCGATGTTGTAGTTACTGTTGAGGTGATTGCTTGGCCTGCCGGTTTGTCGGATAGTCCTATGGCCATTAGTGTGCCAGGGACTGTAGGTTGTCCACCTAGTCCGTATCTTGGGTCTCCTGCCGCTATTGCTTGTGGCCCGGTCATTAGGAATATTTTTGAGTCTCCTGCTGAGTCTTTGCCTATAGTTGTTCCGATTACTACTGGTGCACCGATATTCATTTCTCTGAGCATCTTACCGTTGTCTTTGTCGAGGAACCTTACTTTGCCGTCTGTGAAGCCTGAGAAGACCATTCCTCCTGTGACGACGATAGCTGCTCTCTGATGACTGTAGCTGTAGAACCATGACCATTTCACTTTCCCTGTAGCTATGTCTCTAGCGACGATTGTCGAGTTCGCGATTGGATAGTTTCTTACAGTGAAGAGATTCCCGCCCTGAATATAGGGACTCTCCAGCAGTACAGTTCTCTGTAGAGCATCTTCGTAGAGGATTATTGCCTGCCCGTCAGGATCGTAGGACATGTCTGTTGCGAAGATACCATTGGTCCAAGCTGGATACACTTCAGCCGGTAATGTGTGGTGTTCTCCCTTTTCACCCGGTTTGGTGGCGGGCCAGCTTATCCAGTTCCATTCTCTCATGTCGTGGTAGCTCTTAGGATCGGGCATGTATGTCCTGATGCCGTCGGGCGGAGGTTTAGCTGCAGCTGCGCCTACCTGTCCCCTAGCAACTTGGTCTGGTATTACATCTACCTTGTACTTTGGCTTACCTGAAGCTGCATCCATTACGTAGAAGATGCCTTCCTTGCAGCCCTTCACGTAGACTTTGCCTAATGCCTTGCTGTCGATTAGCATGCCGCTCCAGTTACAGTCATAGTCATACGGATCATGTGGGAATGGCTGTAGCCACCAGACTCGTTTGCCCTGATTCAGGTCAATGGCCATTATAGTGCTACCGTAGAGTCTTGGTCCAGGTGCGAGAGACATGTTTGAGTATGGTCCTTGGTTGCCAGTGCTTGTGTATAGTATACCTGTATCCTCATCTACTACTGGTTGGCCCCAGTTGGCTGTTACTCCAGCCCATTTGCTTATTGGCTCTCCTGGTAATCCCCAGTCCCATTCGAGTCCCTTCTGGT
The sequence above is a segment of the Nitrososphaerota archaeon genome. Coding sequences within it:
- a CDS encoding vitamin B12-dependent ribonucleotide reductase, translated to MAYDKPPKIRKRDGRVVTFEPEKIANAIYKAMQSVGQGSQKDAERLAKKVTQSVAAEFKQSIPSVEDVQDHVEETLIEEGFDKTAKSYILYRRRRTEIREAKRFFGVTDDLKLTVNAASVLEKRYLLKDELGNVIETPKEMCRRVAKSVAAAEAKYDSKAVATTEESFYRIIANLEFIPNSPTLMNAGTPVGQLAACFVLPVGDSIKQIFDAVKYMAIIHQTGGGTGFSFSHLRPRGDVVKTTHGIASGPVSFMRVFDTASDVIKQGGRRRGANMGILSADHPDILEFIRSKSRENFLSNFNISVSVTDEFMRRAELQEPYDLINPRSGETISSLFARDVLNLMVTMAWSTGDPGAVFIDEINRHNPTPKLGAIESTNPCGEQPLLPYESCNLGSINLARLVSDGELSWDRLREIVSVAVHFLDNVIDVSNYPLTQIAEVTRGNRKIGLGVMGFAEMLIQMGIPYDTDDALQMGEKVMAFITEEARKKSVELGEMRGSFLNFEESTWRAQGFKHLRNATVTTVAPTGTISIIAGCSSGIEPLFAVSFIRNVLEGTRLVESNPVFEKVAKERSFYSQDLMMEIARKGSIQTIEGIPADVKRLFVTAMDIAPEWHVKMQAAFQKHVDNAVSKTVNLPHNAAIEEVSDIYRLAHRLKCKGITIYRYGSKPEQVLYIGSEIGRQQGETREYVGAQAEYAGGCPTPGCDSY
- a CDS encoding PadR family transcriptional regulator — translated: MKPSELVSAPRGLLKVFIIDLASKYPVSGIEVTEQVGALSKGVWKPSPGSIYYILKELVSKKRLSEIYTPDKGVKKYVATEKGLEDLRLFRSFGNEILQKQAAFMSLTSQLIQDEAATKALNIYISELKKSEKP
- a CDS encoding HAD-IIB family hydrolase; translation: MKIGALFSDYDGTLSPMHVPREKAFIPPKMMRILTFVSQKIPVAIITTKDLKFIKKRVPFARAISAIGGLEIQLSEGIIVVDDRIKERTRVIEKAYEAALSKMMPVSMRSETEVFFERKTTSGGLLAAFCIDWRMAHNKSSAVSKIETITKQCSEAGLYVVESKYDPFVDIYAVEINKGESFAKLKKELKIGDDELVMYLGDSEMDNSAFEAADISIAVKHEESSPHLQSNYFLQFKDLPKFISDLMAAGFDFEPNMVVDNL
- a CDS encoding glycosyltransferase family 4 protein codes for the protein MYQTSFSKGQELVAQRMVANFIKHGHDAFLITSNYHDGKEVFPTGSIPPEKSYVYAQDTELGIPVIRVDSSTSKWPPRRISFKDFVHTLEKIVNDFHLNVLITHSTLWNGPEETAKFVEWRRHIRSLGGYKDPLVFCQMSHYMEASPKRYSILERSFRLAWNKFSLSQVLHAANIVLVTTPFEGDAQVKMGASREKCVLFPGGIDEESFAKFASLGPGEIRQRLNLQKGAQIVSYLGTIEDRKNPKAVLEVAKKLQHRKDIHFVIAGRGDSEYADEIKATAETLPNVTYLGELSEKEKIQLIKASYLNIILSRLEGIGLSQLEFMFQGTPVITSAMGGQSWLIRHNQEGIHVKGPDDVEGALQAIVDLMDNPRQWLRLSANAKNRVKEFTFSKIISDLDLAITGELEKESGLSGLPAEVRDTFTEPEQVVKTWSHGSRKVVATNYGLFIQHGWLSRRTLELPYKSINSIEHIRRYAWKTLLFGSLLSTFLFVEPYLRPIFSRTLLSRIGQLAQTAFPNIALQFDLPDTFTNNLPLIPISIAMVVFTIQARKGFALHGASIKPVYLPRPFVDIIKYIKSMENNNVSVNISSKKNDTLSIENNF
- a CDS encoding PQQ-binding-like beta-propeller repeat protein; translated protein: MLSSKYWITNCIILVILAFSTFTPTLAFAAPLANDGIDWQNVNGNSWAQNYSPQTQINKDNVNNLEVKWIFPIGGKSLAPAGMQAANPGEGSSTPPIVHNGKVYVMTNYKRTYAVDAKTGKQQWVYDYTIDIEAVKKRLPVKVAMPIHSHGIRYWAGGDAILDYGIACDFYGIDANNGKEKFRVNDLCANIPGNLYQYMGNMGLANSANLMTYEKGHMFIYILPGTMHSTLTAPDARHVTMGISMDPPYNVLWRVFESPPYDTPVKDWALQECSIGYFRDVPCSEVAAVNQKGLEWDWGLPGEPISKWAGVTANWGQPVVDEDTGILYTSTGNQGPYSNMSLAPGPRLYGSTIMAIDLNQGKRVWWLQPFPHDPYDYDCNWSGMLIDSKALGKVYVKGCKEGIFYVMDAASGKPKYKVDVIPDQVARGQVGAAAAKPPPDGIRTYMPDPKSYHDMREWNWISWPATKPGEKGEHHTLPAEVYPAWTNGIFATDMSYDPDGQAIILYEDALQRTVLLESPYIQGGNLFTVRNYPIANSTIVARDIATGKVKWSWFYSYSHQRAAIVVTGGMVFSGFTDGKVRFLDKDNGKMLREMNIGAPVVIGTTIGKDSAGDSKIFLMTGPQAIAAGDPRYGLGGQPTVPGTLMAIGLSDKPAGQAITSTVTTTSVSTLVTTTTATSTTTATSSTTATTTVTTTSATTSVTTATKATTITSTQPAQTSTVTSQVTQTTGLPSEVTYAAVGIAVIAIIGAAVLAMRKK